GTCATCTGTCAGAATGAGTCACTGTTTGGAAACAGGAGTCTTAAAGAAGGACGAAAGAAACTGAAGAAAATAGAGCAGGTTTCCCTCCAAAAAACATCTGGCATTGGGTGGCCATTGTTGATGATCTGAGTacagagaaaatatttttgtatcgGTTTTTTAGAAGCAGTGCGTAATATGTGAAATAACatgaagttaaaaataaagttaaattcaagcataacattaattaaaatatgcaataattCAGCAGTACCTGTGGTATGtgatttattttagcattatttatcaATGTAGAACAATCattttagggtttttttttacatttaatttaattgtaatttttattctattttatcaatgtaatttaattaatttacttataTTATAGTAACCATCTTCCAAAAgcaagcattttattttgtcataattgtaatcaattttatgattgtatttaataatttataattaatataataattttaataatttatatatttttttaacagtaattgTTATGAAAATGTGTCCATTTctgttatgtattttttaaatagatttattttatttatatatattttaaatatatttcctaCAATCATTTTCCAGAAGACAGGgattgtaacattttatttgatttcacaattgtattaaattttagaattgtattttattcattttataataataattaattattattattattattaaaatgtgtcatttatgttattaatttttatgtatgtatttatatatattttttatattacttgCAATCATTTTCCAAAAAGcaaagatttttacattttatttaatttcaaacattttattgaattgtattattttattttatttattttattgaattgtattgttattattgtattttatttaaaactcgCATAGTAAGGCACAAATGATTCTGATttgaagatatatatatatatatataagatatatatatatataaaagagtTTTGTCAATGTCAGGGTTGTGCCTCTGCAGCAGATGTTGCAGCACATGCTTGTGCGCTGATGGAGACGTGTGCGGGGGGGCAGAGTAGATTTGAGGCAGAGGAGCAGGTGATGTGAGCGAGCGGTGAGAACACACACGCGTCTGATCTGAACAGCAGGTTCAAAGGCTGTTTGTGGAGGGACAGAGGAGGGGCTCGATCTATTGACTCAAGAACGTGTGAGCAGGATCCAGCCTGGGTTTCCCACACTATCTGTCCATTTATTACCCAAAACTCTCTCAGGGCGGGAGGGGGCCCCAGTACAATAGAAGTGTGCCATCCTTGAGGGCATGGGATAATTGTGCTTAATTGACATTCACAGTGAATGCATTCCGGTCAGAGTGTGCGAAGACTGAagaaacacttttaaaatttaGTTAGAGCCATCACAAATAATATGGGAAATAtcgcatttatatatatatatatatatatatatatattaatgtactcattttaattatttatatttattacatttaaattattatttttataaatgtttaatgtataCAATCCTGAGCATATGTAAtgtgcatatatgtatatattattaaaatacaactaaatgttattttcaggttctacactgaaaaaaatgcaggatttactaaacataaataaataaatacatttaaaaaaaaacataaataattgcAAAGAAACCTTAAGTAACACAATGGATTAAATATCAAATGAAGTAcaagaactaaaataaaattttcttgtaaaacatcccccaataatctttgttttatttacaactttaatgtttttaaggataaaaaatactttttcttCCAGCCAGCTGTTGTACAGGATCTCCTATGAagatttgtcatttgtattgtattttgtattgtattatatctactatttattttactttacaataattataaatagAGCTATtataaattttacagtttttaaaaatacaaaaaaattatttttgtattttaaattttttttacatttattataaaattatatgcatatgtgcataatattaaaatacaattaaatatgttatccttgtatatatatatatatatatatatatatatatttgctaaTTTTACTATTGCATCTAATTTACCCATTAGCATttctgcaaaaaatatttttttcttccagcCAGCAATTGTACAGGATCTGTGTATCTGCCTGATAAGGTGTGCAACGTCTTATCTATATATCCTTTACATCCCTTGGGAAATGATCATATGTCCACAGTCTCCATCTGCAGAAGCCTTATCAGCGAGTGCTGATGTTCCCAGGTAATAAAAGTACCGCAACCTGCCTGTGTTACGTTGGGTGTGTGGAAGACCATTCCCTCCGTGGGAGCCCTGAGGCCAGTTAACCATGAAATAATTGATGCCTCTTCTATTGTGGAGGACGCCTCACCCACTGGCCTCTGAGTGTGGGAAAGCTAATCCTGACTGGGACTCATGGCTTTGTAATGCTAATGAGCTCCTATAAATAGAGGAGCGCGACCCTCATTCCCAACACAACTGACTCGCTCTCCTCAGAGAAACTTCTCTCCATCTGAACGAATGGCTCCAACCTACATGACTGACTACTCTAAACTTTCCAACAAGGAAAAGCATAAAGTAAGTATTTTTGACACTTGAAATCCAATTGTTTCTAAACATCTCTCTTCTGTTCTGCTATGAATTTTGAAGCAAACATCTAACCGAATGTCTCCTTCCTCAACAGTTGAGAAAACCAGTGGTGGAAAAGATGCGCAGAGATCGCATCAACAACTGCATCGAGCAGCTCAAATCCATGCTGGAGAAGGAATTCCACCAGCAGGATCCAAACACCAAGCTGGAGAAAGCCGACATCCTGGAGATGACGGTGGTTTTTCTGAAACAGCAGCTGCAGCCCAAGACCTCGGCTCCACAGAAAGCCCACTTTGACGGCTATTCTCAGTGTTGGAGGGAGACCATGAGCTTCTTATCTGGAAACACGAAGGTGGACGCTGTACGTCAGCATCTGAACCGCTGCCAAGAAACCCAGAGATCATCTAAAGACCTCACACACGTGTCTCCAGCTTCCCATCAGGCCACCAAGTTGAAGCAGGAACCATGTGCTCACAGACCTCTCTGGAGACCCTGGTAGACGATGAAAGACTTTCattccctaaaaaaaaaactagatgGTGGTTTTACCATCTCTTATGTTGTAGGAGATACACATTTCCATTTCTATATTCATTTCAGCTGCTTCATATTGAagtttcagttgttttattcTTGATAAGATTTGTAAGACATTTGCCTTGTGTTTGTCTAGAGGCTTTTTCCCCAATTCTAATGTTGTTTGGCTTGCAAACAGTGATATTGCTCAGAATCTGAGCTCTTTGTAAGGTCCTGATGGACGTTCATTTGATACAGCCTTTTGTAAAGgctaaagaaaaaacaatatttgttcTTATGATGGCATTCTGGTGTGCTGAAACATTATGGACACAGTGTGTCTGTCATTGCAtttaataaaagcaattaattattaaaaaatcatttgaaatcattctttcattgatgtatactgtatatattgtacTTAATAAATAGCAATGGAGTCACCACATAAACACTGACTGAACGCTAAAAACATAGCATACAGTTCTGTTCATTACAAAGCAAATGGTTGGAATGTAAATATTTGGATGcgttagatttttttatttagggtATAGTTGCACAcagctgaataaattatgcacatAATCGAGCTTACATAATGATGAATAGTTAGTATCACTCATATGTTCAGGTAAGTTTGCAAATTCCTGAACATGTTTTAGTGacgtttaaaatatttaatatgcaaatcATTGCATATCATtggttattattaaaaaaaagttgttacttgaaataaatattaactaagattataaaaatgtttttgaaatgtaattttagctAGTTTCCAAAGCAACATTGACAtgaacttgatgtactaaaaaaactaaacctaaaactaaaatataattaataaaaacaatatagacataaaaaattaaaacaacaaaaacacaaaatcaatgtaactaaaatcaaaatgcaaaatgcaaaaataataattattttaattatataattcaaaatactaaGCATctcaatgataataaaataaaaaattgaaaataacgCTACTCTGAGTTATTCTGAGTTTAACTTTAACttagattaaatattaaatgactgTTCAGTTTCATGTCGAAAGTCTAATTTGGTAACAGTTTTTGGAGTTGCTGACCTCCAAACTTAGGagcacaatttattttaagttttaagtatttaaagtgttttcagtttaaaagagtaaaacttttatttatgcaAGAATGCTGCATTTTTATTCAACATATTGTTTTAGATTACAATATAACATTTCTGTTACATTATAATATAGAAAGACATGAATCAACATAGATAACATTTTTgtgtaacttaaaaaaaaaaaaaaaaactagggtTAGcccaaaaggttttttttttttttctgctaacACTATTGAATCACTCGTAATGAAACGTAATGCTAGAGTTGAGACTGATGACACACAAGCACATTCCATTTACAATGCTTTGTCTGCATGGGTCTGAAGCGTCTGATGCTTTCCCACACTCACGGGCCAATCACAGTGCTGTCTGTAACACTTGATAACATCAGCAGCTTGGACCTGGAAAGGacaagaggaggaggaggaggaggaggaggaggacgagGGGGATCCTGAAAGGGGATCTAACAGCCACTTGTGTCTATacatggatgtgtgtgtgttcactagaGGTGTGCCGTCTCCACTGCCTCACACCCAAAGGCTTCCCACTCCTGTAAATACAGCAGAGGCACATGGCCATCCTGACGTCTACTGTATTTGCCCTAAAGTCCCATAAAATGCGTGTCACCTTCAGTGCATGCGGCGTGAAAAGTGTGTCAGCACTTGAAATACTTTTACCCAACCGCAAATCTCAGTAAATAATTGTTATGAATtaggtgaaatattttttttttttttttgtcagatagAAGTATAACTgcacataaatgtaaaaatgatcaaatgacATAAAAGGAAATTACATCAGTTACAAAAGTTCATAACAATAGTAATTTAATTGTataaacagtatatatattgtatgtatatatatatatataattaatatatataattaattgtaaaaaaaatatatttttcaaagttgtaaatgaaAAGATTATTGGACTACCTTTTgtaagaaaatactatttcagtctttctgcttcaaaaattcatgtttaattatttttatttgtaaattaattgTGAAATCTACAAgcagtttctgagtgaaaattgtttctacaccaattgcttttaattttacacataaaagattttatttaaattaagtatTTTAAATGGAATATTACTTAATGAATAtctcatgtttttgtttgttgttttttttaaatctttttcatggttttgattatactgtatcttcttgtttttaatttttgtcttgtttttagtATATGTTAGTTGTTCTGAAGCCACATTTCCACATTATGGAAAACAGTTTCTAAAGTATAAAGAACTTTAACAATTCACATGACCCGTAATAATACGCCACTTCAGGTTTGCAACAAGTAGACTCAAACAACAAGTGGATAGCTGTTTCCCAGGGGGCTCAGATTTGAATTGGGGCAATAGAAGGGACGGGTCAGGATTCACACCACCATACGTAATGGATGATTTAGCACGGCACACTTCCGTCATGTCGGATCTGAAATGGGAGCCAGAGTCACGGGGTGTGGGAAATCCTGGGAGAAGCCGGCCCCACACATGATGGGCGACGCGCCCCCACCCCGTCAGCCACACCAGCTGTCTGATGAAACCAGAGCTGACAGCACACAGCGCCTATTATCAAGGGTTTCAAAGTACAAACACGAACATTAAGCCCCTGTGCTTTCTCACACACTCAACTCTACATTCATGCTCAAACTCAAGTCTAGTTTAATACATGCCATTTATCACATGACAAAATGTTTAAGAGGCATGCAGATATTAAAACTGAGGACACATGGGACAAATATAGAAATTTCTAAAGTTATAGTAGCTGGCATGCTCATTTAATAGGCCAACATGTACTGTTAGggataatacattttttattatttccaaaaaacaaaaaatgatagATGATAGATTGATTGATAGTTTAATTTGTGATGGCTGACTggatataaatgaaaatgttatgcaaaaaagctttttgcacactgataaaatgtatacactctcagaaaaagaaCGGTACAAAAGTTGTCACTGGCAGAATGTTTTCAAAAGGTTCACTTCTGTTCCTTTTTACCCCTAAAGGGTGCATACTAGTACCTTGAAGATACATATTAATGCCAAAAAGAGGAAatattagtacctaaaaggTACATATTAATACCTTTTGAAAGGTGACAGTGCCCcattcagataaaaaaaaacatctgctaaatgcacaATTGTAAATATTCACACGAGGACTTTTTGTAGTCATTTTGGGATATTCTTTGACCATTAAGTGTAAATGGACTCCCATTAGCTGCAATTGAGACCACTTGACAATTTGACAAGTGTGGTGGtggttttttgaaaatattgtttaaatttcaAAGGTCCATTAATCACATGCAGTACAAAGCAtttgttttgattaataatGAGGAAAGCAGGACTGATTATATTCAAAAAGGGTTTATTTGTATGTGACTATGTTTGCACAATTAACATACAGTATGTCACTATatattagaagaaaaaaaatagaaaattcaCATCCTTCATAAGAAGAAACTATAACATTTGCATATCAAACATTGCAAGTAATTACTTTGTCTTTGACTCCACAGGAGTTAAACATATATTCATTGACTCTTCATTGAGAAGTTTCTGTCCATCCATGAGGAAAACTATAGAGGTGTTACAATAAACCTCTGATTATAATATAATCACCTGCAGAAAATTGGACTTTCACATAGTGAAACCCATTTTCACCCATAAACTAAGTAGAAGTGCCATAAAAAGACATTCTTTAAAAAGGAATTAACATAGAAAAGGAAGCATCTCCTACAACATAAGAGATGGTAAAACCACcatctagttttttttttagggaatGAAAGTCTTTCATCGTCTACCAGGGTCTCCAGAGAGGTCTGTGAGCACATGGTTCCTGCTTCAACTTGGTGGCCTGATGGGAAGCTGGAGACACGTGAGTGAGGTCTTTAGATGATCTCTGGGTTTCTTGGCAGCGGTTCAGATGCTGACGTACAGCGTCCACCTTCGTGTTTCCAGATAAGAAGCTCATGGTCTCCCTCCAACACTGAGAATAGCCGTCAAAGTGGGCTTTCTGTGGAGCCGAGGTCTTGGGCTGTAGCTGCTGTTTCAGAAAAACCACCGTCATCTCCAGGATGTCGGCTTTCTCCAGCTTGGTGTTTGGATCCTGCTGGTGGAATTCCTTCTCCAGCATGGATTTGAGCTGCTCGATGCAGTTGTTGATGCGATCTCTGCGCATCTTTTCCACCACTGGTTTTCTCAACTGTTGAGGAAGGAGACATTCGGTTAGATGTTTGCTTCAAAATTCATAGCAGAACAAAAGAGAGATGTTTAGAAACAATTGGATTTCAAGTGTCAAAAATACTTACTTTATGCTTTTCCTTGTTGGAAAGTTTAGAGTAGTCAGTCATGTAGGTTGGAGCCATTCGTTCAGATGGAGAGAAGTTTCTCTGAGGAGAGCGAGTCAGTTGTGTTGGGGATGAGGGTCGCGCTCCTCTATTTATAGGAGCTCATTAGCATTACAAAGCCATGAGTCCCAGTCAGGATTAGCTTTCCCACACTCAGAGGCCAGTGGGTGAGGCGTCCTCcacaaatcaaatcaaacactGGCAGTACAAATCCCACAGGACTTGCATTTACCTTATCTAGTTCCAATTAATCAATAGGTCAATCAGTCTTTCAATAACCAAACTAAGTGTTTAATGTTGTAAATATGTGATTAAACTACAGATTTGcgtgctctttttttttttttttaatctaaatgcGATGCAAACATTATCTTGAC
The Onychostoma macrolepis isolate SWU-2019 chromosome 11, ASM1243209v1, whole genome shotgun sequence genome window above contains:
- the her15.1 gene encoding hairy and enhancer of split-related 15, tandem duplicate 1 gives rise to the protein MAPTYMTDYSKLSNKEKHKLRKPVVEKMRRDRINNCIEQLKSMLEKEFHQQDPNTKLEKADILEMTVVFLKQQLQPKTSAPQKAHFDGYSQCWRETMSFLSGNTKVDAVRQHLNRCQETQRSSKDLTHVSPASHQATKLKQEPCAHRPLWRPW
- the her15.2 gene encoding hairy and enhancer of split-related 15, tandem duplicate 2 — encoded protein: MAPTYMTDYSKLSNKEKHKLRKPVVEKMRRDRINNCIEQLKSMLEKEFHQQDPNTKLEKADILEMTVVFLKQQLQPKTSAPQKAHFDGYSQCWRETMSFLSGNTKVDAVRQHLNRCQETQRSSKDLTHVSPASHQATKLKQEPCAHRPLWRPW